Proteins encoded within one genomic window of Humulus lupulus chromosome 1, drHumLupu1.1, whole genome shotgun sequence:
- the LOC133778066 gene encoding uncharacterized protein LOC133778066, whose product MEAQQGAEIVFAPELQSIFEHESKHIAEEVRLICWAPWRNMNEVVWNQKHSTTAKVVVFAKSSLNQWVPAQENHFDPSQSNHLAGEGRERWTKPEEGTIKINVDTTIFEGKGRYGFSMVAQNHEGHLIEAMVKCREGHLRPAEAEAIGLK is encoded by the coding sequence ATGGAGGCACAACAAGGAGCTGAGATCGTATTTGCTCCTGAGTTGCAATCTATTTTTGAGCATGAGTCAAAACATATAGCCGAAGAGGTTAGATTGATTTGCTGGGCCCCGTGGAGAAACATGAATGAGGTTGTATGGAATCAGAAGCACTCAACAACTGCAAAAGTAGTAGTATTTGCAAAATCTAGTCTTAATCAATGGGTACCCGCTCAAGAAAACCACTTCGACCCTTCTCAGTCTAATCATTTGGCTGGAGAAGGTAGGGAGCGTTGGACCAAACCAGAGGAAGGTACGATTAAGATAAATGTGGACACAACTATTTTTGAGGGTAAGGGTCGTTATGGGTTTAGTATGGTGGCTCAGAATCACGAGGGTCATTTGATAGAGGCTATGGTAAAGTGTAGGGAGGGCCATCTGAGGCCTGCAGAGGCTGAAGCTATAGGGCTAAAATAG